One window of Phoenix dactylifera cultivar Barhee BC4 chromosome 5, palm_55x_up_171113_PBpolish2nd_filt_p, whole genome shotgun sequence genomic DNA carries:
- the LOC103713007 gene encoding syntaxin-22-like, with the protein MSFEDVEAGRPLAGRRDLVNGRQDPTQAVAAGVFQINTAVATFQRLVNTLGTPKDTAELREKLHKTRLHIGQLVKDTSAKLKQASETDHLAEVSASKKIADAKLAKDFQAVLKEFQKAQRLAAERETAYAPFVPQAVPSSYTASEIDVNVDKTPEQRALLVESRRQEVLQLDNEIVFNEAIIEEREQGIQEIQQQIGEVNEIFKDLAVLVHDQGVMIDDIDSNIENSRAATAQAKTQLAKASKTQKSNSSLTCLLVVIFGVVLLIVFIVLAA; encoded by the exons ATGAGCTTCGAGGATGTGGAAGCGGGGCGGCCGCTGGCGGGGCGGAGGGATCTGGTGAACGGGAGGCAGGACCCGACGCAGGCGGTGGCCGCAGGCGTCTTCCAGATCAACACCGCCGTCGCCACCttccagcgcctcgtcaacaccCTCGGCACCCCCAAGGACACCGCCGAGCTCCGAGAGAAGCT GCATAAGACAAGGTTACATATTGGACAACTTGTGAAAGATACATCAGCCAAACTTAAACAAGCTAGCGAGACAGATCATCTAGCTGAAGTTAGC GCAAGCAAAAAAATAGCCGATGCAAAGCTTGCAAAAGATTTCCAAGCAGTTCTGAAAGAGTTTCAGAAAGCTCAAAGGCTTGCAGCTGAGAGAGAAACTGCTTATGCCCCATTTGTTCCCCAAGCAGTTCCTTCAAG CTATACAGCAAGTGAGATAGATGTCAATGTTGATAAAACACCCGAACAGCGGGCTCTGCTTGTGGAATCCAGGAG GCAAGAGGTATTGCAATTGGACAATGAAATTGTCTTCAATGAAGCCATCATTGAGGAGAGAGAACAAGGCATACAGGAGATTCAGCAGCAGATCGGTGAGGTGAATGAAATTTTCAAAGACCTTGCTGTGTTGGTTCATGACCAAGGAGTGATGATTG ATGATATCGACTCAAACATCGAGAACTCCCGGGCAGCGACTGCACAGGCAAAGACTCAACTTGCAAAAGCATCCAAAACACAAAAGTCCAATTCATCTCTG ACATGCTTGCTCGTAGTAATCTTTGGGGTGGTGCTGCTCATTGTGTTCATAGTCCTTGCAGCATGA